The following are from one region of the Shinella sp. PSBB067 genome:
- a CDS encoding MFS transporter, translating to MSPSRRTRAVVAVYLGTFMATLAISIVTVALPAIQAGLHIDFAGLQWVVGSYALCLSACMLSTGPLGDRYGRKRAWLAGVGLFVLGSAVSALATSLAVLIVGCAVQGIAGALVIPGALSILTQAFPDPAARSHVIGGWSSFSGVSLILGPMIGGVLVDHLGWPSIFLVNLPVGLLALGLGLAGIDESADPDHAALDPAGQILSIALLGSLTYGLIGAGRNGWAAADVLAAFGIALASAILFIAVERRVERPVLPVDLFRDRGFALVNLASFVLGFCGYSSLFLFSLFLQQAQGWSASEAGGRMAPVFAAMAIVAAQFGRLAKRYGQTRLMVTGYLLLGISMLAMTVFSPDTAYWMIAPAFTLLGIGMGLAVPATGAAAMQAAPRQRTGAASATMNALRQSGMTIGIALLGAVMVAGASGDMALRLAAAGMDDALALADSAVRSHALPEGLVMDPAAFKALLEAGFAHGFALAAGIAGLCGVAMALALAMMPRTGTAGPAAAAPDEN from the coding sequence ATGTCTCCTTCCCGCAGAACCAGGGCCGTCGTCGCCGTCTATCTCGGCACCTTCATGGCCACGCTCGCAATCAGCATCGTCACCGTCGCTCTCCCGGCTATCCAGGCGGGCCTTCATATCGACTTTGCCGGGCTGCAATGGGTGGTCGGCTCCTATGCGCTCTGCCTGTCGGCCTGCATGCTTTCGACGGGGCCGCTCGGCGACCGCTACGGGCGCAAGCGAGCCTGGCTCGCCGGCGTCGGCCTGTTCGTGCTGGGTTCGGCGGTAAGCGCGCTCGCCACCTCGCTTGCGGTGCTGATCGTCGGCTGTGCCGTTCAGGGCATTGCCGGCGCCCTTGTCATTCCGGGCGCGCTGTCCATTCTCACCCAGGCCTTTCCGGACCCTGCCGCACGCTCCCATGTCATCGGCGGCTGGTCCTCCTTCAGCGGGGTGTCCCTGATCCTCGGGCCGATGATCGGCGGCGTGCTGGTCGATCATTTAGGCTGGCCCAGCATATTCCTCGTCAACCTGCCTGTCGGCCTGCTAGCGCTCGGCCTCGGCCTTGCCGGGATCGACGAAAGCGCCGACCCCGATCATGCGGCGCTGGACCCGGCCGGGCAGATACTCTCCATCGCCCTCCTCGGCAGCCTCACCTATGGGCTGATCGGCGCCGGCCGGAACGGATGGGCGGCGGCGGACGTGCTGGCGGCCTTCGGGATCGCGCTTGCGAGCGCTATCCTGTTCATCGCCGTCGAGCGCCGTGTCGAGCGGCCGGTGCTGCCGGTCGACCTCTTCCGCGACAGGGGCTTCGCGCTCGTCAACCTCGCCTCCTTCGTGCTCGGCTTCTGCGGCTATTCGAGCCTGTTCCTATTCTCGCTCTTCCTGCAGCAGGCCCAGGGGTGGTCCGCTTCCGAGGCCGGCGGACGCATGGCGCCGGTCTTCGCCGCCATGGCGATCGTCGCCGCGCAGTTCGGTCGCCTGGCGAAGCGGTACGGGCAGACGCGCCTCATGGTCACAGGCTACCTCCTGCTCGGCATCTCCATGCTGGCGATGACGGTCTTTTCCCCGGACACGGCCTATTGGATGATCGCTCCCGCCTTCACCCTTCTCGGGATCGGCATGGGGCTCGCCGTGCCCGCAACCGGCGCGGCGGCAATGCAGGCGGCGCCGCGGCAGCGGACAGGTGCGGCCTCGGCGACGATGAACGCGCTGCGCCAGAGCGGCATGACGATCGGCATCGCGCTGCTGGGTGCGGTCATGGTGGCCGGGGCCTCGGGCGACATGGCCCTGCGCCTTGCCGCCGCCGGCATGGACGACGCGCTCGCCCTCGCGGACAGCGCCGTCCGCAGCCACGCCCTGCCCGAAGGTCTTGTCATGGATCCCGCAGCCTTCAAGGCGCTGCTCGAGGCCGGCTTCGCGCAC
- a CDS encoding MarR family winged helix-turn-helix transcriptional regulator, with translation MRRYEFDDDLYDAPGHLIRRLQQAAVSMFMTETASAGLDLTPVQFGALTMTKHHPGIDQVTLAGLIAYDKATIGEVVSRLIAKGLLTRIVSSADRRSRELYVTDAGSRQLTKMTPGVWRVQQQLLAALSESEQVQFLDLLKKVTESVNERSRAPLRTADS, from the coding sequence GGGCCATCTGATCCGCCGTCTTCAGCAGGCTGCTGTCTCGATGTTTATGACGGAAACGGCATCGGCGGGACTTGACCTGACGCCGGTCCAGTTCGGCGCGCTGACCATGACAAAACATCATCCCGGCATAGACCAAGTCACGCTGGCCGGTCTTATCGCCTATGACAAGGCCACCATCGGCGAGGTGGTGTCGAGACTAATTGCCAAGGGTTTACTAACCCGCATCGTAAGCAGCGCCGATCGGCGCTCCCGTGAATTATATGTCACCGACGCGGGCTCACGTCAACTGACGAAAATGACCCCTGGAGTCTGGCGAGTTCAGCAGCAGCTCCTCGCGGCGCTGTCCGAATCGGAACAGGTCCAGTTCCTCGATCTCCTGAAAAAAGTAACGGAGAGCGTGAACGAAAGGAGCCGAGCTCCACTGCGTACGGCCGATAGTTAG
- a CDS encoding TetR/AcrR family transcriptional regulator: MAASIRSTARSSASRAGRTRRVLPAEVRIDALMNAAAALFIARGVETTTVDDITAAAGVGKGTFYHYFATKTDAVLALRERFTRRFLDEVGAAVEACPPGDHHARFEAWLSGAVGAYLGNFELHDVVFHDFRHDRRRSDEKDAVIDQLAGILSDGMQAGAWSLPDARATAIVLFDGMHGVVDDAIAAGRRDPAPLCRLLRQLFGRILKG; encoded by the coding sequence ATGGCCGCGTCGATCCGGTCCACCGCCAGATCCAGCGCGTCCCGCGCAGGCCGAACGCGCCGTGTCCTGCCTGCCGAGGTGCGCATCGACGCGCTGATGAACGCGGCAGCCGCGCTCTTCATCGCCCGCGGCGTGGAGACGACGACGGTCGACGACATCACCGCCGCGGCGGGCGTGGGCAAGGGGACCTTCTATCATTATTTCGCGACCAAGACGGATGCGGTGCTGGCGCTGCGCGAGCGGTTTACCCGGAGGTTCCTCGACGAGGTCGGTGCAGCGGTGGAGGCTTGTCCTCCCGGCGACCATCACGCGCGGTTCGAGGCATGGCTCTCCGGCGCCGTCGGGGCCTATCTCGGCAACTTCGAGCTCCACGACGTCGTGTTCCACGACTTTCGGCATGACCGCCGGCGGTCCGACGAGAAGGACGCGGTGATCGACCAGCTCGCCGGGATCCTGTCTGACGGAATGCAAGCGGGTGCCTGGTCGCTGCCCGATGCCCGCGCCACCGCCATCGTGCTGTTCGATGGCATGCACGGGGTGGTCGACGACGCGATCGCCGCCGGTCGGCGCGACCCCGCGCCCCTCTGCCGCCTGCTTCGCCAATTGTTCGGCCGGATTCTGAAGGGCTGA